The following DNA comes from Chloroflexota bacterium.
TCGACAGGCGTGCGCCAACCTATGTCAGACATAGCGCGGCTCGCCAAAGAGCATGACGCGCTCTTCATGGTTGACACAGTAACATCGCTTGGCGGCAACGAAGTCGCGTTCGACGAGTGGGATGCGGACTACACATATTCAGCAACGCAGAAGTGCCTCGGATGCCCGCCGGGTCTTTCGCCGGTCGCATTGAGCCAGCGCGCGCTGCAATCGATACGCTACCGAAGTCAGCTGCCGGTGTCGTGGTATCTCGATTTGAACCTGCTGGGCAATTACTGGGGCTGGACGGAGCCGCGTGTATATCATCACACCGCGCCGGTGAGCATGATACTCGCGCTGAGGCAAGGCTTGCGGCTTGCGCTGTCCGAAGGCTTGGAGAACAGGTTTGAACGACACGCGCGCAACGCAAGGGCTTTGAGCGCCGGGCTGGAAGCGCTCGGACTAGAGTGCGTGGTGCCGCAGGAACATCGGCTTGCGCAGATAACGGTCGTGGGCATACCGGATGGCGTGGAAGACACGCCGGTGCGGCAGAGATTGCTGCGAGGTTTCGGCATCGAAATCGGCGGCGGCTTGGGCGAACTGGCAGGCAAGGTGTGGCGCGTGGGGCTGATGGGGGAATCAAGCAAGGCGGAGTATGTGCTGGCACTGCTGTCCGCGCTGGAAGCGGTGCTGCCGGAATTCGGCTACGAAGTGGCAAGCGGCGCAGGCGTATCCGCAGCAAGTAGCGAACTTGGCACAGCGGCAATGTCATAGGCGTGAATGCGGATTGACAGGCTAGAACGCACAGATGGCGCGCCGGAAAGTCTCGCTACGGACCTTATTGGTCAGCATATCAAAAGTGGACTGGCGTTTTGCTAGTCCACTTTTGTGCTCAATAATCACAGGTGACTAGGAATAATCGCTACTGGTGCGCCGCCTCTTTGAGCTCCGACCCGGCAGAGAAGCCCACGCGCTTATGAGCAGGCACTTCTATGAGATCGCCCGCGCTGCTTCCGTGTATTGGCCGCACCTTTCGCGCCTTGACATCGCGCAGTTCGAAAGAGCCGAACCCGGTAAGCACCACCCTATCACCTGCCGC
Coding sequences within:
- a CDS encoding alanine--glyoxylate aminotransferase family protein; its protein translation is MTQRSLPASPLPASKIPAVPPRILLGPGPSNASPSVLQAMMQPMIGYLDPDFMLIMDEVRELLQRVFQTDDANTLAISGTGSSGMEAGLSSLLEPGDTVVMCIYGFFCERMVEMATRIGANVVPLRADWGRPFPEEMLKSELKKHTNVKMVTAIHAETSTGVRQPMSDIARLAKEHDALFMVDTVTSLGGNEVAFDEWDADYTYSATQKCLGCPPGLSPVALSQRALQSIRYRSQLPVSWYLDLNLLGNYWGWTEPRVYHHTAPVSMILALRQGLRLALSEGLENRFERHARNARALSAGLEALGLECVVPQEHRLAQITVVGIPDGVEDTPVRQRLLRGFGIEIGGGLGELAGKVWRVGLMGESSKAEYVLALLSALEAVLPEFGYEVASGAGVSAASSELGTAAMS
- a CDS encoding HU family DNA-binding protein; its protein translation is MATLRKNDISRDVARELGGTHAQGEAALNAVLKSIQQALAAGDRVVLTGFGSFELRDVKARKVRPIHGSSAGDLIEVPAHKRVGFSAGSELKEAAHQ